From the genome of Pseudoliparis swirei isolate HS2019 ecotype Mariana Trench chromosome 10, NWPU_hadal_v1, whole genome shotgun sequence, one region includes:
- the anks1b gene encoding ankyrin repeat and sterile alpha motif domain-containing protein 1B isoform X6 — translation MQADARRRQRGNDNYFEDVPRSKLERQMAQVSMAGEWCEPITLRPPNEATSSTPVQYWQHHPEKLIFQSCDYEAYYLGSMLVKELRGTESTQDACAKMRKSTEQMKKVPTIVLSVSYKGVKFIDATNKNIIAEHEIRNISCAAQDPEDLSTFAYITKDLKSSHHYCHVFTAFDVNLAYEIILTLGQAFEVAYQLALQARKSGHGSSTLPESFDSKPSKPVPKPRVNIRKSMEQPSMDQKGHANVPWIVEPGQEAKRGVNTKAMPDAHVYYCGMQRM, via the exons ATGCAGGCGGACGCCCGGCGCAGGCAGCGCGGCAACGACAACTACTTCGAGGACGTGCCGCGGTCCAAGCTGGAGCGACAGATGGCCCAAGTCAGCATG GCCGGCGAATGGTGCGAGCCGATCACGTTGCGCCCGCCCAACGAGGCCACCTCGTCCACCCCGGTGCAGTACTGGCAGCATCACCCCGAGAAGCTCATCTTTCAGTCCTGCGACTACGAAGCTTAC TACCTGGGCTCCATGCTGGTGAAGGAGCTGAGAGGCACCGAGTCCACGCAAGACGCCTGTGCCAAAATGAGG AAGTCGACCGAGCAGATGAAGAAGGTGCCGACCATCGTGCTCTCCGTGTCCTACAAGGGAGTGAAGTTCATCGACGCCACGAATAAG AACATCATTGCTGAGCATGAGATCCGTAACATCTCGTGCGCGGCTCAGGACCCGGAGGACCTGTCGACCTTCGCCTACATCACCAAAGACCTCAAGTCCAGTCACCACTACTGCCACGTGTTCACGGCCTTCGACGTG aaCCTGGCGTACGAGATCATCCTGACCCTGGGCCAGGCCTTCGAGGTGGCCTACCAGCTGGCCCTGCAGGCCCGGAAGAGCGGCCACGGCTCGTCCACGCTGCCCGAGAGCTTCGACAGCAAGCCCAGCAAACCCGTCCCCAAGCCACGCGTCAACATCCGCAAATCT atGGAGCAGCCGTCCATGGACCAGAAGGGCCACGCCAACGTGCCGTGGATCGTGGAGCCGGGTCAGGAGGCGAAGAGAGGCGTCAACACCAA GGCAATGCCGGATGCTCATGTCTATTACTGTGGAATGCAAAGAATGTAG